TCACGTACAGAAACACCATTCGACAGACTCAATGAATTTTTTGAAGAACAAAAGCACCAGCAACATCCTCCGCAGTAAGCATGGGCCTAATTTCACACTGCAACGAAGTTTCAAAGCACCATAAATGGCCACAAATAATGCATGCCTATGAGTGAAGGAAATAAATCTAACGATCTAGAGCTATCAAAGGGCAAAAAAAAGCCACTAAGATTTTACCTTAGTGGCTCTAGCATTTAAAAATAGACGACCATGCGATCAATTATCCAGAATTTCGATCTACCAATGGAGCACGCTGCGCCGGAACCGTCGCATTCGCTGCAGGTATGCGCTTCAATTCTTTGAGATTCTCAGCTTCAGCAACTTGCTCTTTAGATTGCGGCGATTGCTGACCACTGAAGTTCAGCATCACAACTCCTAAAATGATCAGACTAGTCGCCATAACTTTCTGAAGTGGCAGAGGCTCATTGAATATTAGCAAACCTACAACTGCCATAATGGCTGTTCCCACGCCTGCCCAAATCGCATAGACAATGCTCACAGGCAAAGTTTTTAAAGCAACTGTGAGACATACAAAGCAGATTCCAGAACATACAATCATAAGTATGGATGGAACCACCTTTGTAAATCCCTCAGCATACTTCATGCTGATCGTACCCAATATCTCGAAAATGATGGCCGCCGCCAAATACACGTATGCCATAAGACACCCCTAAGCATCAGACCTTTCTTCGTATTCAATTTTTTATCCCCGTGTCTCGGATGATTTACCGAGAGATCTTTTTTGAACTTAGTCGTAAAAAAGACTTAAAAAGCGTACAGGAAAAGATTCCTGTGGTTTTGATAGGATTAGAATAACACAGGCCCAAGCGAAATGCTCTAGAGACTAGCCCAAAACATCATATGTAAGAGATTTCAACACT
This DNA window, taken from Bdellovibrio svalbardensis, encodes the following:
- a CDS encoding DMT family transporter, whose translation is MAYVYLAAAIIFEILGTISMKYAEGFTKVVPSILMIVCSGICFVCLTVALKTLPVSIVYAIWAGVGTAIMAVVGLLIFNEPLPLQKVMATSLIILGVVMLNFSGQQSPQSKEQVAEAENLKELKRIPAANATVPAQRAPLVDRNSG